In Streptomyces zhihengii, a single genomic region encodes these proteins:
- a CDS encoding SAV_2336 N-terminal domain-related protein has translation MTSPSSPREHLLAALAGLLQTDDADLPHGGGVDPKDLADILWVSRIIGAPPQAGSTPLQPHSVPESDSPGGHKDALDPAAPGSNGDRLHASAPETCAVNTTTVRLHTLGGGRDVAFGHVSAHVVQVSRPAFLSDPLHLNRALRPLRQLVAASGAPPDLDEEATAQATGEAARLIPVWRPATKPRFGVDLVVDTGSTMAVWHHLAGELGTLLERHGAFDSIRQWAMNTDTETPTLTRFRRKPSMSPSAPQPSAHWHRPLKDTTGTRLLLVLTDAVGPAWYGPSLPAFLACQTSKRPAAVLHVLPRRLWHRTAVPTENVDARITDPARPVLQFRTRHLPPPLQTSPRASNAQAPCTRWLPVMEVHGSWLAPWAEHLGGRSSSWVPMLATPLGNVPRPPAEEESGASTPQERVARFHAGSTSMAFRLACYLAAVPLSLPVMRIVQRELVPRSEQTDLAQLFVSGLIERREQQQSGQDPDDVVYDFRPGVREELLAELTRRESLVVLEDVLANVSRRVAATFGGTLDFRALASLVGNEDRPASSPLDPRSLPFAEVAVAVLSGAGGQHRSIARLLEQAVLAQTQQPPPAPEPAAPRTSRYRPGDIVQGIVASIQEGSFLIGLGDEEAILTAVETQPHAQLAVGDSLEVLILRRRDPTGRCFVSHRQAVEHRRWHALREHYEQDRSVEGTVTEVVKGGLVLDIGVRAFLPASLVERRRVRNFRPYLGLTLKAKILELDTDRRNIVLSRRALLEEAESAARIELLNTLRVGEVRRGTVSSIVPFGAFVDLGGLDGLVHISELSWSRVDQPSDVVELGQEIEVRVMEVDLERERVTLSLKETTDDPWSVFARSHAVGEILPATVTKIVPFGAFVRVNGGVEGLVHISELADHHVDDAGLIVRVGEEIFVSLLEADMERRRLAFSVRQANASLGSDPGHAEFDPALYGMSASYDDEGNHIFPDGFDPETNDWLPGSEEQQEAWLAQYNEAQRRFERHRAQVFRAQERAQQLGTVTMALNRRWPSAAALARALRRRRDSEDG, from the coding sequence ATGACTAGCCCGTCCTCTCCGCGCGAGCATCTACTCGCCGCCCTCGCCGGGCTGCTGCAGACGGATGACGCCGACCTGCCTCACGGCGGCGGCGTCGACCCCAAAGACCTGGCCGACATCCTGTGGGTCTCGCGCATCATCGGCGCCCCGCCTCAGGCAGGCAGCACACCCCTGCAGCCCCATTCCGTCCCGGAATCCGATTCTCCCGGCGGGCACAAGGACGCGCTCGACCCAGCCGCTCCGGGATCGAACGGCGACCGTCTCCATGCTTCCGCACCCGAAACGTGCGCCGTGAACACGACCACGGTGCGTCTACACACCCTCGGCGGAGGACGCGACGTGGCCTTCGGCCACGTTTCCGCTCACGTGGTGCAGGTCAGTCGGCCCGCCTTCCTCTCCGACCCGCTGCATCTGAACCGGGCCCTACGTCCCCTGCGCCAACTTGTGGCCGCATCCGGAGCACCACCGGACCTCGACGAAGAGGCGACGGCGCAGGCAACCGGCGAAGCAGCCCGTCTGATCCCCGTATGGCGACCAGCGACCAAGCCCCGCTTCGGTGTCGACCTAGTGGTCGACACGGGTAGCACGATGGCCGTTTGGCATCATCTCGCCGGTGAACTCGGCACTCTGCTCGAGCGCCACGGGGCCTTCGACAGCATCCGGCAATGGGCGATGAACACGGATACCGAGACACCCACGCTGACCCGCTTCCGTCGCAAGCCCTCCATGAGCCCGTCAGCCCCACAACCTTCCGCCCACTGGCATCGCCCCCTGAAGGACACGACCGGCACCCGCCTGCTTCTGGTGCTCACCGACGCCGTCGGACCGGCCTGGTACGGACCGAGCCTGCCGGCCTTCCTTGCATGCCAGACATCGAAACGCCCTGCCGCAGTGCTCCACGTGCTGCCCCGCCGGCTGTGGCACCGCACCGCAGTGCCGACAGAGAATGTCGACGCCCGCATCACCGACCCTGCCCGGCCCGTTCTGCAGTTCCGCACCCGCCACCTGCCGCCCCCGCTTCAGACGTCCCCCCGAGCAAGCAATGCGCAGGCGCCGTGCACTCGGTGGCTGCCTGTCATGGAAGTTCACGGCTCATGGCTTGCCCCCTGGGCCGAGCATTTGGGAGGCCGCAGCAGCAGTTGGGTGCCGATGCTCGCCACTCCCCTCGGCAATGTGCCCCGACCTCCCGCAGAGGAAGAAAGTGGCGCCAGCACTCCGCAAGAGCGAGTGGCACGCTTCCATGCCGGCAGCACATCCATGGCGTTTCGCCTTGCGTGCTACCTGGCTGCCGTGCCGCTGAGCCTGCCCGTCATGCGCATTGTCCAACGTGAACTCGTCCCGCGCTCAGAGCAGACCGACCTTGCCCAGCTGTTCGTCTCGGGTCTCATTGAACGCCGTGAACAGCAACAATCGGGCCAGGACCCGGATGACGTGGTCTACGACTTCCGCCCGGGTGTGCGGGAGGAACTCCTTGCGGAGCTGACACGCCGCGAATCCCTGGTGGTGCTTGAGGACGTACTCGCCAACGTGTCTCGCCGCGTCGCGGCGACATTCGGCGGCACCCTGGACTTCCGCGCTCTTGCCTCACTCGTCGGCAACGAAGACCGCCCCGCATCGTCACCGCTCGATCCTCGCAGCCTGCCCTTCGCGGAAGTCGCCGTCGCCGTTCTCAGCGGAGCCGGCGGCCAGCACCGCTCCATCGCCCGCCTGCTGGAGCAGGCAGTCCTCGCGCAGACCCAGCAGCCGCCTCCAGCTCCCGAACCTGCCGCGCCCCGCACATCGCGGTACAGGCCGGGAGACATCGTCCAGGGAATCGTCGCCTCCATCCAGGAGGGCTCCTTCCTCATCGGACTGGGTGATGAGGAGGCCATCTTGACGGCCGTGGAGACACAACCACATGCGCAGCTAGCCGTCGGCGACAGCCTCGAGGTGCTGATCCTCAGACGCCGAGATCCTACGGGTCGCTGCTTCGTCTCGCACCGGCAGGCAGTTGAGCACCGGCGTTGGCACGCGCTGCGTGAACACTACGAGCAAGACCGCTCCGTCGAGGGGACGGTGACCGAGGTGGTCAAGGGCGGCCTTGTCCTCGACATCGGCGTCCGGGCCTTTCTGCCGGCCTCCCTGGTCGAGCGGAGGCGCGTGCGCAACTTCCGCCCGTACCTCGGCCTAACCTTGAAAGCCAAGATCCTCGAACTCGACACGGACCGCCGGAACATCGTCCTGTCCCGCCGAGCCCTCCTTGAGGAAGCCGAGTCTGCAGCGCGCATCGAGTTACTCAACACACTGCGGGTCGGTGAAGTCCGCAGGGGCACGGTCTCCTCCATCGTCCCCTTTGGCGCGTTCGTCGACCTCGGTGGTCTCGACGGACTCGTACACATCTCAGAACTGTCCTGGTCACGTGTCGACCAGCCGTCCGACGTCGTGGAACTCGGCCAGGAGATCGAGGTTCGGGTCATGGAGGTGGATTTGGAAAGGGAGCGTGTCACCCTTTCCCTCAAGGAGACCACGGATGACCCGTGGAGCGTCTTCGCGCGCAGCCATGCTGTTGGAGAAATTCTTCCAGCCACGGTGACCAAGATCGTTCCCTTCGGCGCCTTCGTCCGCGTGAACGGCGGCGTCGAGGGCCTCGTTCACATTTCCGAACTGGCCGACCACCACGTGGACGACGCGGGATTGATCGTACGGGTCGGTGAAGAGATTTTCGTCAGCCTGCTCGAAGCCGACATGGAACGCCGTCGCCTCGCCTTCTCGGTCCGGCAGGCGAACGCGAGCCTCGGCAGCGACCCCGGGCATGCAGAGTTCGATCCGGCACTGTACGGAATGTCCGCTTCCTACGACGACGAGGGCAACCACATCTTCCCTGACGGGTTCGATCCCGAAACCAACGACTGGCTGCCTGGCTCCGAGGAGCAGCAGGAAGCATGGCTGGCCCAGTACAACGAGGCCCAGCGCCGCTTCGAACGGCACCGGGCCCAAGTCTTTCGGGCGCAGGAGCGGGCCCAACAGCTCGGCACCGTCACCATGGCGCTCAACCGTCGATGGCCATCCGCTGCGGCACTCGCGAGAGCCCTTCGCCGTAGGCGGGACTCCGAAGACGGCTGA
- a CDS encoding helix-turn-helix transcriptional regulator: protein MALYNARKSHADRDGNPQPLSAARLGELVGTTKAQILAYEHGHRTPDPARIRLLAERLSIRPIDLMKRDNWQTWNVADWRRASGRTAQELCAELGISPKSYRRLEQQGIVPARRPRFLDDVVQALGIWHSILDSAMDNIPAVAVRRQETEAIIERLATTYVRRPGHWKGPSPDDPGVQRLSQLYGRPVQRIRRILTRVLGELRLTAARRERERVIADFDPEPSRQLKAEKAAERWEGLYHAELARIPGLLEGFHRSAQPSDTWQVLVALHEVEPRAGASWVPAPLVARPETLQQLPPSMAVRRTFGDLQALHLTPTGVRHVTSYQEFYAALYPGVRRPRQRTPRRGESNSLSPALFGLSITQERFTVPPQILERLVLRSSGTGPWDLWLSPTIRLTISASSGRPTVTAHDDRYPGDQPWPPPLDPVTMALRQRGTQTEGPTGATI from the coding sequence GTGGCGCTCTACAACGCCCGTAAGTCCCACGCCGATCGGGACGGCAACCCGCAACCGCTGAGCGCCGCACGCCTCGGAGAACTCGTCGGTACAACGAAGGCACAGATCCTTGCCTACGAGCACGGCCACCGCACACCCGATCCCGCACGAATCCGGCTACTCGCCGAGCGCCTGAGCATCCGCCCCATTGACCTGATGAAGCGGGACAACTGGCAGACCTGGAACGTGGCCGACTGGCGCCGGGCCAGCGGTCGCACCGCCCAGGAGCTCTGCGCAGAACTGGGCATCTCCCCAAAGTCCTACCGCAGACTGGAGCAGCAGGGCATCGTCCCGGCGCGCAGACCCCGGTTCCTCGACGACGTCGTCCAAGCCCTCGGCATCTGGCACTCAATCCTCGACAGCGCCATGGACAACATCCCGGCCGTCGCCGTGCGCCGCCAGGAGACGGAAGCCATCATCGAAAGACTCGCCACCACCTACGTGCGCCGCCCGGGCCACTGGAAGGGGCCGAGCCCCGACGACCCCGGGGTCCAGCGGCTGTCCCAGCTCTACGGCAGACCCGTGCAACGTATACGGCGCATACTCACAAGAGTCCTTGGAGAGCTGCGCCTCACAGCTGCCCGACGCGAACGAGAGCGCGTAATCGCCGACTTCGATCCCGAACCCTCTCGCCAGCTCAAAGCGGAGAAGGCGGCCGAGCGGTGGGAAGGGCTCTACCACGCGGAGCTTGCCCGGATCCCAGGGCTCCTCGAAGGATTCCACCGCAGCGCGCAACCGTCCGACACCTGGCAGGTCCTGGTCGCACTCCATGAGGTGGAGCCCCGTGCCGGAGCGTCATGGGTCCCCGCCCCACTGGTCGCGCGCCCCGAAACTCTGCAGCAGCTTCCGCCATCGATGGCCGTCCGGCGCACCTTCGGCGACCTGCAGGCCTTACATCTCACTCCGACCGGGGTCCGGCACGTCACCAGCTATCAGGAGTTCTACGCGGCCCTGTACCCAGGGGTGCGCCGGCCCCGCCAGCGCACCCCGCGCCGCGGCGAGTCAAACAGCTTGTCCCCGGCTCTATTCGGCCTCTCCATCACCCAGGAACGCTTCACCGTCCCACCGCAGATCCTGGAACGCCTAGTCCTTCGTTCCAGCGGGACGGGTCCGTGGGACCTCTGGCTATCCCCGACGATCCGGCTGACCATCAGCGCCAGCTCCGGACGCCCCACCGTCACCGCACACGATGACCGATACCCCGGCGACCAGCCCTGGCCCCCTCCGCTTGACCCGGTAACCATGGCACTGCGGCAAAGGGGCACTCAGACAGAAGGCCCAACCGGAGCCACGATATGA
- a CDS encoding ISL3 family transposase: MSEDPSVVQELLFPSNTMIVITSAQTYGEAIRVEARCTASSACCPACGDWSARVHGSYQRFPTDLACGGRPCVLVLRVRRFVCAAPACSRRTFVEQVPGLRRRHGRTTERLRSTMGKVGLALAGRAGARLAAHLGIVTSRNTLLRRVMDLPDPAPTEPRAVGVDDFALRRGHVYGTVVIDAETHQVLDLLPERDAATLAPWLAARPGIEVICRDRAGAYAEAAHVAAPQALQVADRFHLWQNLASAVEKAVAAHRSGLRDLQFPVPEPDPLWEDPIGDATGRDDETDFPEGKFAERARMHHGLVHELLAQGMSLRAVAQHLGWGRHTVQRYARAVAWQDMVKGRKRQLPSKLDPFKPYLAARWAETGGRVTVLALCREITARGFRGHYTIVCDWIRRDLPQREGFTPAPPPPSVRQVTGWITRHPATLTEAEKLHRKAVLAHIPELASAAELTNSFAEMLTTLDGLRLPEWITEAVAAGLPGISTFAAGLESDFDAVTAGLTTHWNSGPVEGTVNRIKMLKRQMFGRAGFPLLRKRVLLA; encoded by the coding sequence GTGAGCGAAGATCCTTCCGTGGTGCAAGAGCTGTTGTTCCCGTCGAACACGATGATCGTGATTACGTCCGCCCAGACGTACGGCGAAGCGATACGCGTCGAGGCACGGTGCACCGCGAGCAGCGCTTGCTGTCCGGCATGCGGGGACTGGTCGGCTCGGGTTCACGGCTCCTACCAACGGTTTCCCACGGATCTGGCCTGTGGTGGGCGGCCGTGTGTGCTGGTGCTGAGGGTTCGCCGGTTCGTCTGCGCGGCTCCGGCCTGTTCGCGGCGTACGTTCGTCGAGCAAGTGCCCGGACTGAGGAGGCGACATGGCCGGACCACCGAGCGTCTGCGGTCCACGATGGGCAAGGTCGGTTTGGCGCTCGCCGGGCGGGCCGGTGCACGGCTCGCCGCGCATCTGGGCATCGTGACCAGCCGCAATACGCTGTTGCGGCGGGTGATGGACTTGCCCGACCCGGCGCCGACCGAGCCTCGCGCTGTCGGCGTGGACGACTTCGCCCTGCGCCGCGGCCATGTCTACGGGACGGTCGTGATCGACGCCGAGACCCACCAGGTCCTCGACCTGCTGCCCGAACGCGACGCCGCCACCCTCGCCCCCTGGCTCGCGGCCCGCCCCGGAATCGAAGTCATCTGCCGCGACCGCGCCGGCGCCTACGCCGAAGCGGCCCACGTTGCCGCGCCCCAGGCCCTCCAGGTCGCCGACCGGTTCCACCTCTGGCAGAACCTCGCTTCCGCCGTCGAAAAGGCGGTGGCCGCCCATCGCTCCGGCCTGCGTGACCTGCAGTTCCCCGTTCCCGAGCCGGACCCCCTCTGGGAGGACCCGATCGGGGACGCCACCGGGCGGGATGATGAAACGGACTTTCCGGAGGGCAAGTTCGCCGAGCGGGCCCGGATGCACCATGGTCTGGTCCACGAACTCCTCGCCCAAGGCATGAGTCTGCGGGCCGTCGCACAGCACTTGGGCTGGGGCCGACACACCGTGCAGCGATACGCCCGCGCAGTGGCCTGGCAAGACATGGTCAAGGGGCGGAAACGGCAGCTTCCGAGCAAGCTCGATCCGTTCAAGCCCTACCTGGCGGCGCGCTGGGCTGAGACCGGCGGAAGAGTGACCGTCCTGGCTCTCTGCCGGGAGATCACCGCCCGAGGCTTTCGCGGCCACTACACCATCGTCTGCGACTGGATCCGCCGCGACCTGCCCCAGCGGGAAGGTTTCACGCCCGCTCCGCCACCACCATCGGTACGGCAGGTGACCGGCTGGATCACCCGGCACCCGGCAACCCTGACCGAAGCGGAGAAGCTCCACCGCAAGGCAGTCCTCGCCCACATCCCGGAACTGGCCTCCGCCGCCGAACTGACCAACTCGTTCGCGGAAATGCTCACCACGCTCGACGGCCTGCGTCTGCCCGAATGGATCACCGAAGCAGTGGCAGCCGGCCTGCCCGGCATCAGCACCTTCGCGGCCGGACTCGAAAGCGACTTCGACGCGGTTACCGCCGGACTCACCACCCACTGGAACTCCGGACCCGTTGAAGGAACGGTCAACCGGATCAAGATGCTCAAGAGGCAGATGTTCGGCCGCGCTGGCTTCCCGCTCCTCCGGAAACGAGTTCTCCTCGCGTGA
- a CDS encoding phage portal protein, with protein MAYETLSSTAKNEILSAFGVYESVIGNASERTFNNADREEWNFWDHTELPHLRLFASAFDPDLSDDWQIRFNTAGVQALAFPRRQAREEARTEFEAGLITLDEYRKVAGRRPFNTPQSRALWISPQKAPIPANDADAKALGLAPDPGAGNGLGAGSDPALPARDDSAAAAAAVAQALDGGPTAADDVALARGQAPLELPAAAAPSSPAAADVAQALAQNTGLSVPGDAADDVARARTASGAPGRGPAADDVDAARTRIETKALTAPAEGFEVTDADFDAVALAVRAALAALLARQAGVIVARLRAPKTRKHTRFWTPENEHDTRGGDADIDEDRVVSAARWEEETTTTLAPISSGRTCRPRAPGVLRSGRRGCRLSRQPRMAAAFAARTAWISGPPASAPGEGQMFRDSASRGVCLHCSIPGLVR; from the coding sequence ATGGCGTACGAGACCCTCTCCAGCACCGCGAAGAACGAGATCCTGAGCGCGTTCGGCGTCTACGAGAGCGTGATCGGCAACGCCAGCGAGCGGACGTTCAACAACGCAGACCGCGAAGAGTGGAACTTCTGGGACCACACGGAACTCCCCCACCTCCGCCTGTTCGCCTCCGCTTTCGACCCGGACCTCTCGGACGACTGGCAGATCCGCTTCAACACCGCCGGCGTGCAGGCGCTCGCGTTCCCCCGCCGCCAGGCACGCGAGGAAGCCCGAACCGAGTTCGAGGCCGGCCTGATCACCCTCGACGAGTACCGCAAGGTCGCCGGACGACGGCCCTTCAACACCCCGCAGTCCCGCGCCCTGTGGATCTCCCCGCAGAAGGCCCCGATCCCGGCCAACGACGCGGACGCAAAGGCCCTCGGCCTCGCGCCGGACCCCGGCGCCGGCAACGGCCTGGGAGCCGGATCGGACCCCGCTCTCCCCGCGCGCGACGACTCCGCAGCCGCAGCCGCAGCCGTGGCCCAGGCACTCGACGGCGGCCCGACCGCCGCGGATGATGTCGCGCTCGCCCGGGGCCAGGCGCCGCTGGAACTGCCGGCCGCCGCCGCACCGTCCTCACCGGCCGCCGCCGACGTCGCCCAAGCTCTCGCACAGAACACCGGCCTCTCCGTTCCGGGGGACGCTGCCGACGACGTCGCCCGGGCCCGGACCGCCTCCGGGGCACCCGGCCGCGGCCCGGCGGCCGACGACGTCGACGCCGCCCGCACGCGGATCGAGACCAAGGCCCTCACCGCGCCCGCCGAAGGGTTCGAGGTGACCGACGCCGACTTCGACGCCGTCGCCCTGGCCGTCCGGGCAGCACTCGCCGCACTCCTCGCCAGGCAGGCCGGCGTCATCGTCGCCCGTCTGCGCGCCCCGAAGACGAGGAAGCACACCCGCTTCTGGACACCGGAGAACGAGCACGACACCCGCGGTGGTGACGCGGACATCGACGAGGACCGCGTGGTGAGCGCCGCCCGCTGGGAGGAGGAGACGACGACCACCCTCGCCCCGATCAGCAGCGGGCGGACATGTCGCCCACGCGCACCCGGAGTTTTGAGGTCGGGCCGACGCGGTTGCAGGCTCAGCAGACAGCCGCGCATGGCTGCGGCCTTCGCGGCTCGGACGGCTTGGATCTCCGGGCCGCCCGCTTCTGCACCTGGTGAAGGTCAAATGTTCAGAGATTCGGCCTCAAGGGGAGTATGCCTGCATTGCTCGATACCCGGTCTTGTTCGGTGA
- a CDS encoding phage portal protein, with protein MPRQFLPALRGLLVPPAPEPAAAPVDTKDLLAGGVYTSVSYAGVTNIWGTQGRADGWDLERVIVEGYERSIWTFKAVEAISKHASTLAVQIGRGGDEREFDEVLEDHPLLRLLNKQANPLETGDVFKKRVSAQLLLSKKGVFIEKTYSRGGVLVRLDILPPDRVRVVPDDVNASYIKHFEFTDNAGVVRELEPRYVIWLRDPHPTDPFCGVTPLEAAGLSVDLDVKAPTYNISFIDNDGRPGGIVGIDLDGVDAKEVDRIQRRLAPGAHNAGQLTLVGTGPGGVTYVDTSARHARWRTRPSPAPRRTRS; from the coding sequence ATGCCCCGCCAGTTCCTGCCCGCCCTGCGGGGCCTCCTTGTGCCCCCTGCACCGGAGCCGGCCGCCGCGCCCGTGGACACGAAGGACCTCCTCGCCGGGGGCGTCTACACCTCCGTCTCCTACGCCGGTGTCACGAACATCTGGGGCACGCAGGGACGCGCAGACGGATGGGACCTCGAGCGCGTCATCGTCGAGGGCTACGAGCGATCCATCTGGACGTTCAAGGCCGTCGAGGCGATCAGCAAGCATGCCTCCACCCTCGCCGTGCAGATCGGCCGCGGCGGCGACGAGCGCGAGTTCGACGAGGTCCTCGAGGACCACCCGCTGCTGCGGCTGCTGAACAAGCAGGCCAACCCGCTGGAGACCGGCGATGTCTTCAAGAAGCGCGTCAGCGCGCAGCTCCTGCTCAGCAAGAAGGGCGTCTTCATCGAGAAGACGTACTCCCGGGGCGGGGTCCTGGTCCGCCTCGACATCCTCCCACCGGACCGCGTCCGCGTGGTCCCCGACGACGTGAACGCCAGCTACATCAAGCACTTCGAGTTCACTGACAACGCCGGCGTCGTACGCGAGCTCGAGCCCAGGTACGTCATCTGGCTCCGCGACCCGCACCCCACCGATCCGTTCTGCGGCGTCACCCCGCTCGAGGCGGCCGGCCTATCCGTCGACCTGGACGTGAAGGCCCCCACCTACAACATCAGCTTCATCGACAACGACGGCCGCCCGGGCGGCATCGTCGGCATCGACCTGGACGGCGTCGACGCCAAGGAAGTCGACCGCATCCAGCGCCGCCTTGCCCCGGGCGCGCACAACGCCGGGCAACTCACCCTCGTCGGCACCGGACCGGGCGGCGTCACGTACGTCGATACCTCCGCCCGCCATGCGAGATGGCGTACGAGACCCTCTCCAGCACCGCGAAGAACGAGATCCTGA
- a CDS encoding AAA family ATPase produces MNSPQGSNEESALPGEDWWIYRGSRMPHDGIEDLPDTPAWRAFGTFDEDELLMPPADTPAVTDRRLGRTQQAEAFQADVKDIQLVNLALHLRRPLLITGKPGVGKSTLAYAVAHELGLGPVLRWSITSRSTLRDGLYVYDAIGRLHDAGLKSSKRPSRNLAIGKYLRLGPLGTALLPWRRPRVLLIDEIDKCDVDLPNDLLNVFEEGEYTIPELSRLGPGRRQVMTSDQDGKAIIKDGRVGCAQFPLVVLTSNGEREFPTAFLRRCVRLKVQPPDEKRLAAMVAAHLGGNIETESARTELIAEFLRRQREEGAVLANDQLLNALLMAERGLWRHDPGRKIIQDVLLRSLSDGHD; encoded by the coding sequence ATGAACAGCCCGCAGGGCAGCAACGAGGAGTCGGCGTTACCTGGCGAGGACTGGTGGATCTACCGCGGCTCACGGATGCCGCACGACGGAATCGAGGATCTGCCCGACACACCCGCCTGGCGTGCTTTCGGCACGTTCGACGAAGACGAACTTCTGATGCCCCCCGCGGACACTCCAGCAGTCACAGACCGAAGGCTGGGGCGCACCCAACAAGCGGAAGCCTTCCAAGCAGATGTGAAAGACATCCAACTCGTCAACCTGGCCCTGCACCTGCGCAGACCCCTCCTCATCACCGGCAAGCCTGGCGTGGGCAAATCCACGCTTGCCTACGCCGTGGCGCACGAACTCGGGCTCGGGCCCGTACTGCGCTGGTCGATCACCAGCCGGTCAACCCTGCGCGACGGCCTCTATGTCTATGACGCCATCGGCCGCCTGCATGACGCAGGCCTCAAGAGCTCCAAGAGACCTTCGCGCAATCTGGCGATCGGCAAGTATCTGAGGCTCGGTCCCCTTGGAACAGCCCTGCTGCCGTGGCGGCGGCCCCGCGTCCTGCTAATCGACGAAATCGACAAATGCGACGTCGACCTGCCGAACGACCTTCTCAACGTCTTCGAGGAGGGGGAGTACACGATTCCCGAACTCTCTCGGCTGGGACCAGGGCGCCGGCAGGTGATGACCTCTGACCAGGACGGCAAGGCGATCATCAAGGACGGCAGAGTGGGATGTGCCCAGTTCCCCCTGGTCGTCCTCACCAGCAACGGGGAACGCGAGTTCCCCACCGCCTTCCTGCGCCGGTGTGTCAGGCTCAAGGTCCAGCCACCGGACGAGAAGCGACTGGCGGCGATGGTTGCTGCCCATCTGGGAGGGAACATTGAAACCGAGTCTGCACGGACCGAGTTGATCGCCGAATTCCTGCGCCGCCAGCGTGAGGAAGGGGCAGTCTTGGCCAACGACCAGCTCCTCAACGCCCTGCTGATGGCAGAGCGCGGCCTGTGGCGTCACGACCCAGGCCGTAAGATCATCCAAGATGTTCTCCTCCGCTCGCTGAGCGATGGCCATGACTAG
- a CDS encoding VMAP-C domain-containing protein, with protein sequence MTQVCEPAHAEPWSQDAQNLLCDLLADFASMNRPDFRADLLDHVSRNPGCRGFGASVQHGATAKDHVRSMLSAAAAWRDPMGAVEAICDALEAMANDDRAFAWLQVAVRSVVDEQPLPVHEMGQLIRVLRALDPQPRPAELKLHAANAGKGLTALEGHETLPEILVRIASLWGDQGPALLARFLRSLAGDTTSRHHANRAPVRDILDRLELPADQSAVQVTGEYRLIIQVRLEPEDAPHIDDARYGLYATCYRQPQAGGAFTRVSSLTQPLSLRTSELTTHGNNSLTAWEGLADELEAVPPPATRIEFVLPSRLLGHPAELWATGPTGQALGHHHPVVVRSRERYIDTFISRQPWQGRWSRLNQRGSDGQMDVLELIEWPAMTPGKNSEFSSWIMERPALACLGLRQPYEQLDPKLQEAVNAAMFTDGIPAVLWVRTAGDPETLMQALRVHKPSCLADLPDIIHQCRFQGRGAADSDVRNHITLLWEDPDCVDRKQDLRFTGMVS encoded by the coding sequence ATGACGCAGGTATGCGAACCGGCGCACGCCGAGCCGTGGAGTCAGGACGCCCAGAATCTGCTGTGCGACCTCCTCGCCGACTTCGCCAGCATGAACAGGCCGGATTTCCGTGCGGACCTGCTCGACCATGTGTCGCGCAATCCGGGGTGCCGAGGATTCGGCGCCAGTGTGCAACATGGGGCGACGGCAAAGGACCACGTTCGCAGCATGCTGTCCGCCGCCGCCGCGTGGCGCGACCCGATGGGGGCAGTTGAGGCGATCTGCGACGCCCTGGAAGCCATGGCCAACGATGACAGGGCATTCGCCTGGCTGCAGGTGGCGGTCCGGTCCGTCGTAGACGAACAGCCGCTGCCTGTGCACGAGATGGGGCAGCTGATCCGCGTGCTGCGCGCCCTTGATCCACAGCCCCGGCCCGCCGAACTCAAACTCCATGCCGCGAACGCCGGTAAGGGGCTCACCGCGCTCGAAGGGCACGAAACTCTTCCCGAGATCCTTGTCCGCATCGCCAGCCTGTGGGGAGACCAGGGGCCCGCACTCCTCGCGCGCTTCCTGCGCTCTCTGGCCGGGGACACCACCAGTCGACATCACGCCAACCGGGCGCCCGTAAGGGACATTCTCGACCGGCTGGAGTTGCCAGCGGACCAGTCCGCAGTACAGGTCACGGGAGAGTACCGGCTCATCATCCAGGTCCGCCTTGAGCCTGAAGATGCGCCGCACATCGACGACGCCCGCTACGGCCTGTACGCCACGTGCTACCGCCAGCCCCAAGCTGGAGGTGCGTTCACCAGAGTCTCATCCCTCACCCAGCCCCTGTCCCTGCGCACCAGTGAGCTCACGACGCACGGCAACAACTCCCTGACCGCGTGGGAAGGTCTGGCCGACGAACTCGAAGCCGTGCCGCCACCAGCGACACGCATCGAGTTCGTTCTCCCCTCCCGGCTCCTGGGTCACCCGGCCGAACTGTGGGCGACAGGCCCGACCGGTCAGGCATTGGGCCACCACCACCCTGTAGTCGTGCGTTCCCGTGAGCGGTACATCGATACCTTCATCAGCCGACAGCCCTGGCAGGGACGCTGGAGCCGATTGAACCAACGCGGCAGCGACGGCCAGATGGATGTCCTAGAACTCATCGAATGGCCGGCGATGACTCCGGGAAAGAACAGCGAGTTCTCATCCTGGATCATGGAGCGGCCCGCCCTCGCCTGCCTCGGACTGCGGCAGCCCTACGAACAACTCGATCCAAAGCTGCAAGAAGCGGTCAACGCGGCCATGTTCACCGACGGAATCCCCGCCGTGCTGTGGGTCCGCACCGCTGGCGATCCGGAGACCCTCATGCAAGCCCTGCGCGTCCACAAGCCGAGCTGCCTGGCGGATCTTCCGGACATCATTCATCAGTGCCGCTTCCAGGGGCGCGGGGCTGCGGACAGCGACGTGCGCAATCACATCACGCTGCTCTGGGAAGACCCCGACTGCGTGGACCGAAAGCAAGACCTCCGATTCACCGGGATGGTGTCATGA